Proteins from a genomic interval of Musa acuminata AAA Group cultivar baxijiao chromosome BXJ1-9, Cavendish_Baxijiao_AAA, whole genome shotgun sequence:
- the LOC135583840 gene encoding ER lumen protein-retaining receptor-like isoform X2: MNIFRLAGDMTHLMSVLVLLLKIHTIKSCAGISLKTQELYALVFATRSYDKEQDTFRHFFLVLPCLLLALVMNEKFTIKEVMWAFSLYLEAVAILPQLVLLQRTKNIDNLTGQYVFLLGAYRAFYIFNWIYRYFTEPHYVHWITWISGLVQTLLYADFFYYYFNSWKNNVKLHLPA, encoded by the exons ATGAACATCTTCAGGTTAGCGGGCGACATGACGCATCTCATGAgcgtcctcgtcctcctcctcaagATCCACACCATCAAATCATGTGCCG GTATTTCTCTGAAGACCCAAGAGCTTTATGCTCTTGTTTTTGCCACTCG ATCTTATGACAAGGAACAAGACACTTTTCGGCATTTTTTCCTTGTATTACCATGTCTACTTTTGGCCCTAGTTATGAATGAAAAGTTCACAATTAAGGAG GTTATGTGGGCATTCTCCTTATATTTGGAAGCTGTTGCAATACTTCCTCAACTGGTATTGCTGCAAAGGACAAAAAATATAGACAACTTGACTGGTCAATATGTCTTTCTCCTAGG GGCATATAGAGCATTTTACATTTTTAACTGGATTTACCGCTACTTCACTGAGCCTCACTATGTTCATTGGATAA CATGGATATCTGGACTGGTGCAGACACTGCTTTATGCTGATTTCTTCTACTACTACTTCAATAG TTGGAAGAACAATGTCAAGCTCCATCTACCAGCATAA
- the LOC135583840 gene encoding ER lumen protein-retaining receptor-like isoform X1 gives MNIFRLAGDMTHLMSVLVLLLKIHTIKSCAGISLKTQELYALVFATRYLDIFTDFISVYNTIMKLIFLGSSFSIVWYMRRHKLVRRSYDKEQDTFRHFFLVLPCLLLALVMNEKFTIKEVMWAFSLYLEAVAILPQLVLLQRTKNIDNLTGQYVFLLGAYRAFYIFNWIYRYFTEPHYVHWITWISGLVQTLLYADFFYYYFNSWKNNVKLHLPA, from the exons ATGAACATCTTCAGGTTAGCGGGCGACATGACGCATCTCATGAgcgtcctcgtcctcctcctcaagATCCACACCATCAAATCATGTGCCG GTATTTCTCTGAAGACCCAAGAGCTTTATGCTCTTGTTTTTGCCACTCGGTACTTGGATATTTTTACTGATTTTATCTCAGTTTATAATACAATTATGAAGCTTATTTTCTTGGGGAGCTCTTTCTCAATTGTCTGGTACATGAGACGACACAAACTTGTCCGTAGATCTTATGACAAGGAACAAGACACTTTTCGGCATTTTTTCCTTGTATTACCATGTCTACTTTTGGCCCTAGTTATGAATGAAAAGTTCACAATTAAGGAG GTTATGTGGGCATTCTCCTTATATTTGGAAGCTGTTGCAATACTTCCTCAACTGGTATTGCTGCAAAGGACAAAAAATATAGACAACTTGACTGGTCAATATGTCTTTCTCCTAGG GGCATATAGAGCATTTTACATTTTTAACTGGATTTACCGCTACTTCACTGAGCCTCACTATGTTCATTGGATAA CATGGATATCTGGACTGGTGCAGACACTGCTTTATGCTGATTTCTTCTACTACTACTTCAATAG TTGGAAGAACAATGTCAAGCTCCATCTACCAGCATAA
- the LOC135592319 gene encoding protein XRI1-like isoform X1, translating to MDFQSSSGYSVSSSNIDMWGWQEEGFCLPRDSQLGLPQCLWGDNNQKDESLLSTLGDQTPIKDCRDLGLDVMHTSDKAKKVVEEGQEASRGKRRRILQFTSDADGTTADNEQLSAPVTISKEDSMVVDGCPKDSQYNPICSSDDVLLFSNEVLDQSSDEWLEYFNDSEMYCSSSEISSSQNDHAKSIAQVNVSDFCNMEPDTTTNLMLEMPNAATPKISKGTESCINSPTKLTTFVAYPFTLIKPCQLQGHLTLNDINQRIHAPPSSRSRDKKDDKPTFVYPTKLTTSVAYPFTLVRPCQVQGHLTLNDINQRIHAPSPSRSRNKKDE from the exons ATGGATTTCCAGAGCAGCAGTGGCTACAGCGTCAGCAGTAGTAACAT TGATATGTGGGGATGGCAAGAAGAAGGGTTTTGCCTGCCGAGAGACTCCCAGCTTG GTTTACCCCAATGCCTGTGGGGTGATAATAACCAAAAAGACGAGAGTTTGCTGTCTACGCTGGGAGATCAAACTCCGATTAAAGATTGCAGAGATCTAGGCCTTGATGTCATGCATACATCAG ATAAGGCAAAGaaggttgtggaggaaggacaagAAGCATCCCGAGGCAAAAGGCGTCGGATTTTACAGTTTACTTCTGATGCCGATGGTACCACAGCTGACAACGAGCAGCTGTCGGCTCCAGTGACAATTTCTAAG GAGGATTCAATGGTGGTCGATGGTTGCCCAAAGGATTCACAGTATAATCCCATCTGCAGTTCAG ATGATGTGCTTCTGTTTAGCAATGAAGTCTTGGATCAGTCATCGGATGAGTGGTTGGAGTACTTCAATGATAGTGAGATGTACTGCAGCTCTAGTGAAAT ATCTTCCAGCCAAAATGATCATGCCAAATCCATTGCCCAAGTAAATGTTTCAG ATTTCTGCAATATGGAACCCGATACAACGACTAATCTCATGCTGGAAATGCCTAATGCTGCTACTCCTAAGATTTCCAAAG GTACAGAATCCTGCATCAATTCTCCAACAAAGTTGACTACGTTTGTTGCCTATCCTTTTACCCTCATAAAACCATGTCAACTTCAAGGGCACTTGACTTTGAACGATATAAATCAGCGAATTCATGCTCCACCATCATCGAGATCAAGAGACAAGAAGGATGATAAACCAACCTTTGTTTATCCAACAAAGTTGACTACCTCTGTCGCCTATCCTTTTACGCTCGTCAGACCATGTCAAGTTCAAGGGCACTTGACTTTGAACGATATAAATCAGCGGATTCATGCTCCATCGCCATCAAGATCAAGAAACAAAAAGGATGAGTAG
- the LOC135592319 gene encoding protein XRI1-like isoform X2, giving the protein MDFQSSSGYSVSSSNIDMWGWQEEGFCLPRDSQLGLPQCLWGDNNQKDESLLSTLGDQTPIKDCRDLGLDVMHTSDKAKKVVEEGQEASRGKRRRILQFTSDADGTTADNEQLSAPVTISKEDSMVVDGCPKDSQYNPICSSDDVLLFSNEVLDQSSDEWLEYFNDSEISSSQNDHAKSIAQVNVSDFCNMEPDTTTNLMLEMPNAATPKISKGTESCINSPTKLTTFVAYPFTLIKPCQLQGHLTLNDINQRIHAPPSSRSRDKKDDKPTFVYPTKLTTSVAYPFTLVRPCQVQGHLTLNDINQRIHAPSPSRSRNKKDE; this is encoded by the exons ATGGATTTCCAGAGCAGCAGTGGCTACAGCGTCAGCAGTAGTAACAT TGATATGTGGGGATGGCAAGAAGAAGGGTTTTGCCTGCCGAGAGACTCCCAGCTTG GTTTACCCCAATGCCTGTGGGGTGATAATAACCAAAAAGACGAGAGTTTGCTGTCTACGCTGGGAGATCAAACTCCGATTAAAGATTGCAGAGATCTAGGCCTTGATGTCATGCATACATCAG ATAAGGCAAAGaaggttgtggaggaaggacaagAAGCATCCCGAGGCAAAAGGCGTCGGATTTTACAGTTTACTTCTGATGCCGATGGTACCACAGCTGACAACGAGCAGCTGTCGGCTCCAGTGACAATTTCTAAG GAGGATTCAATGGTGGTCGATGGTTGCCCAAAGGATTCACAGTATAATCCCATCTGCAGTTCAG ATGATGTGCTTCTGTTTAGCAATGAAGTCTTGGATCAGTCATCGGATGAGTGGTTGGAGTACTTCAATGATAGTGAGAT ATCTTCCAGCCAAAATGATCATGCCAAATCCATTGCCCAAGTAAATGTTTCAG ATTTCTGCAATATGGAACCCGATACAACGACTAATCTCATGCTGGAAATGCCTAATGCTGCTACTCCTAAGATTTCCAAAG GTACAGAATCCTGCATCAATTCTCCAACAAAGTTGACTACGTTTGTTGCCTATCCTTTTACCCTCATAAAACCATGTCAACTTCAAGGGCACTTGACTTTGAACGATATAAATCAGCGAATTCATGCTCCACCATCATCGAGATCAAGAGACAAGAAGGATGATAAACCAACCTTTGTTTATCCAACAAAGTTGACTACCTCTGTCGCCTATCCTTTTACGCTCGTCAGACCATGTCAAGTTCAAGGGCACTTGACTTTGAACGATATAAATCAGCGGATTCATGCTCCATCGCCATCAAGATCAAGAAACAAAAAGGATGAGTAG
- the LOC135592321 gene encoding ethylene-responsive transcription factor-like protein At4g13040 isoform X2, with the protein MVSLRRRRYLGLCSGKSSFPVVLPKLIENGNAVDNSNQHVKPVSVHPMPSTESSLQKLVKEPICPGSSSTFGLSTTKEEPNNNFPGKRRKRHRRKHYEDQEPCIMTGVYLKNMKWQAAIKVDKKQIHLGTVGSQEEAARLYDRAAFMCGREPNFELSEEEKQELRQYNWDEFLEKTRSAINDKKHQRKLTVGRRKKSETHMPNSNWEHEGGTPVSSMSDDDEDVDANTCVL; encoded by the exons ATGGTTAGCTtaaggagaagaagatatttgggGCTCTGTTCTG GAAAAAGTTCCTTCCCTGTTGTGCTTCCTAAGCTGATTGAAAATGGAAATGCTGTGGATAATTCTAATCAACATGTCAAGCCAGTCAGTGTGCATCCCATGCCTTCAACTGAGTCAAGCCTTCAAAAGCTG GTAAAAGAACCTATATGTCCTGGATCCTCGAGTACATTTGGCTTAAGCACGACAAAGGAGGAGCCAAACAATAATTTTCCTG GCAAGCGCAGAAAACGACATAGGAGAAAGCACTATGAAGATCAGGAACCATGCATTATGACAGGTGTCTATTTAAAAAATATGAAATGGCAAGCAGCAATAAAAGTTGACAAGAAACAAATTCACTTAGGGACCGTTGGATCTCAGGAAGAAGCTGCTCGATTGTATGACAG AGCAGCTTTTATGTGTGGGAGAGAACCAAATTTTGAGCTCTCAGAGGAGGAGAAACAAGAGCTAAGACAGTACAACTGGGATGAGTTCTTGGAAAAGACGCGCAGTGCAATCAATGACAAAA AGCACCAGCGAAAGCTTACTGTAGGGAGGCGAAAGAAGTCAGAGACTCACATGCCAAATAGCAACTGGGAACACGAGGGAGGCACCCCTGTTTCATCCATGTCAGATGACGATGAAGATGTTGATGCCAATACATGTGTCCTGTAA
- the LOC135592321 gene encoding ethylene-responsive transcription factor-like protein At4g13040 isoform X1 — MVSLRRRRYLGLCSDDIAGKSSFPVVLPKLIENGNAVDNSNQHVKPVSVHPMPSTESSLQKLVKEPICPGSSSTFGLSTTKEEPNNNFPGKRRKRHRRKHYEDQEPCIMTGVYLKNMKWQAAIKVDKKQIHLGTVGSQEEAARLYDRAAFMCGREPNFELSEEEKQELRQYNWDEFLEKTRSAINDKKHQRKLTVGRRKKSETHMPNSNWEHEGGTPVSSMSDDDEDVDANTCVL; from the exons ATGGTTAGCTtaaggagaagaagatatttgggGCTCTGTTCTG ATGATATTGCAGGAAAAAGTTCCTTCCCTGTTGTGCTTCCTAAGCTGATTGAAAATGGAAATGCTGTGGATAATTCTAATCAACATGTCAAGCCAGTCAGTGTGCATCCCATGCCTTCAACTGAGTCAAGCCTTCAAAAGCTG GTAAAAGAACCTATATGTCCTGGATCCTCGAGTACATTTGGCTTAAGCACGACAAAGGAGGAGCCAAACAATAATTTTCCTG GCAAGCGCAGAAAACGACATAGGAGAAAGCACTATGAAGATCAGGAACCATGCATTATGACAGGTGTCTATTTAAAAAATATGAAATGGCAAGCAGCAATAAAAGTTGACAAGAAACAAATTCACTTAGGGACCGTTGGATCTCAGGAAGAAGCTGCTCGATTGTATGACAG AGCAGCTTTTATGTGTGGGAGAGAACCAAATTTTGAGCTCTCAGAGGAGGAGAAACAAGAGCTAAGACAGTACAACTGGGATGAGTTCTTGGAAAAGACGCGCAGTGCAATCAATGACAAAA AGCACCAGCGAAAGCTTACTGTAGGGAGGCGAAAGAAGTCAGAGACTCACATGCCAAATAGCAACTGGGAACACGAGGGAGGCACCCCTGTTTCATCCATGTCAGATGACGATGAAGATGTTGATGCCAATACATGTGTCCTGTAA